In Primulina huaijiensis isolate GDHJ02 chromosome 16, ASM1229523v2, whole genome shotgun sequence, a single genomic region encodes these proteins:
- the LOC140961880 gene encoding mitogen-activated protein kinase kinase kinase NPK1-like isoform X2, whose translation MQDFIGSLRGSLVFKPSDEETVGFGGLVEKIGSSIRKSRIGLFGKPPVHALPPISTPRKKVSRAALMEEEMALPPMEGSTMESPRANKFREASLMKEKGKKCEGSVVKKKDDEQPPQIRWRKGELIGCGGFGRVYMGMNIASGELLAVKEVAIGTNNASKKTQEYIRELEKEIDLLKNLSHPNIVRYLGTAREEDSLNILLEFVPGGSISSLLGKFGSFPESVIRMYTKQLLLGLEYLHKNKIMHRDIKGANILVDNKGCIKLADFGASKKVEALATVTGFKSMKGTPYWMAPEVIVQSGHSYSADIWSVGCTVIEMATGKAPWSQQYKEEAAALFYVGTTKSHPPIPEHLSTEAKAFLLKCLQKEPDLRSTASELLKHPFVTGECRESHLVLRTSIMDGMRMGANVVGIKKMSLEGKMSRNGLKDIGDLGGSVRCPVVHSYQFSDRGSLWQPANFDDGICRIGDEDDVALGAPTKFTSTLLSHDCNQSFNPMCEPNDDWQCKFDESSELNKSGAGLFSSQIAEPANRSLTSGVADYGFTFPGHSGAEDEDEVTESKIREFLDVKAIELTKLQTPLYEFYKSLNVAGPPSPVGVGNKENVSNNYNLPPKSRSPSRLGSRRLSTAIDFECISSPGSCSRHVSNVVDVNFQASQDVKELLDSQRQPLSPGCEYTERQRKWKEELDEELERTRELMRQAGVAKTSSPKDQILNRTRDRLRFPPTPRR comes from the exons ATGCAAGATTTCATAGGCTCCTTACGCGGATCCCTGGTTTTCAAACCATCGGACGAGGAAACCGTTGGATTTGGTGGGTTAGTGGAGAAAATCGGGTCGAGCATACGAAAATCGAGAATTGGGTTGTTTGGGAAGCCTCCAGTCCATGCGCTGCCACCAATTTCGACGCCTCGAAAAAAGGTCTCGAGGGCGGCGCTGATGGAGGAGGAGATGGCACTGCCGCCGATGGAAGGATCCACGATGGAGTCTCCTCGAGCGAATAAATTCAGGGAAGCTTCTCTAATGAAAGAAAAAGGTAAAAAATGTGAAGGCTCGGtggtgaagaagaaggatgatgAACAGCCGCCGCAGATCCGTTGGAGGAAAGGGGAGTTGATTGGTTGCGGTGGATTTGGGAGGGTATACATGGGGATGAATATTGCTTCTGGCGAATTGCTCGCTGTTAAAGAG GTTGCAATTGGGACTAACAATGCTTCGAAGAAAACTCAA GAATATATTAGGGAGCTTGAGAAAGAGATTGATCTATTGAAAAATCTCTCTCATCCAAACATTGTT AGATACTTGGGAACTGCTAGAGAGGAGGATTCTCTGAATATTTTATTGGAATTTGTGCCTGGTGGATCCATATCATCTCTGTTGGGAAAGTTTGGTTCTTTCCCAGAATCT GTTATTAGAATGTACACAAAACAATTGTTGCTAGGACTAGAGTATCTTCACAAGAATAAAATTATGCACCGGGACATCAAG GGTGCAAATATTCTTGTTGATAATAAGGGGTGCATTAAACTGGCTGATTTTGGAGCATCCAAGAAAGTTGAAGCATTG GCTACTGTAACTGGTTTCAAATCAATGAAGGGTACTCCATATTGGATGGCTCCTGAAGTTATTGTGCAAAGTGGTCATAGCTA CTCTGCGGATATTTGGAGTGTTGGATGCACAGTCATTGAAATGGCTACCGGCAAGGCTCCTTGGAGTCAGCAGTATAAGGAGGAG GCTGCTGCTCTTTTTTACGTTGGGACTacaaaatcacatccaccaaTACCAGAGCATCTTTCCACTGAGGCGAAAGCCTTCTTGTTAAAATGTTTACAGAA GGAGCCAGACTTGAGATCTACTGCATCGGAGTTGTTAAAG CATCCATTTGTTACTGGAGAATGCCGGGAGTCTCATCTTGTTCTACGCACTTCAATTATG GATGGAATGCGGATGGGAGCAAATGTGGTTGGCATTAAAAA AATGAGCCTCGAGGGAAAAATGTCCCGCAACGGACTGAAGGATATTGGTGACTTGGGTGGCAGCGTCAGATGCCCAGTTGTTCATTCCTATCAGTTCTCAGATAGAGGATCCCTTTGGCAACCAGCAAACTTTGATGATGGCATCTGCAGAATTGGAGATGAAGATGATGTCGCACTTGGTGCACCAACAAAATTCACATCTACATTGCTTTCTCACGACTGTAATCAG AGTTTCAATCCTATGTGTGAGCCCAATGACGATTGGCAATGCAAGTTTGATGAAAGTTCAGAATTGAATAAAAGTGGAGCAGGGTTGTTTTCCAGTCAAATAGCTGAGCCTGCAAATAGATCTTTAACTTCAGGTGTAGCAGATTATGGCTTTACATTCCCAGGGCATTCAGGAGCTGAAGATGAGGACGAAGTGACTGAATCAAAGATTAGAGAATTCCTTGATGTAAAG GCTATTGAACTGACAAAGCTGCAAACGCCTCTTTATGAATTCTATAAATCCTTGAATGTTGCTGGTCCTCCAAGTCCAGTTGGGGTAGGGAACAAGGAAAATGTTTCAAATAATTACAATCTTCCACCTAAAAGTAGGTCACCAAGTAGACTCGGTAGCAGAAGACTTTCTACTGCCATCGATTTCGAGTGCATCTCAAGTCCTGGGAGTTGTTCCAGACATGTATCAAATGTTGTTGATGTAAACTTTCAAGCTTCTCAGGATGTTAAGGAGCTTCTTGATTCTCAGAGACAGCCACTTAGTCCAGG CTGTGAGTATACTGAGAGACAGAGGAAATGGAAAGAAGAACTTGATGAAGAGCTCGAAAGGACCAGAG AGCTCATGCGTCAGGCAGGGGTTGCAAAAACATCATCCCCAAAGGATCAAATTTTGAATCGAACAAGAGATCGTTTGAGGTTTCCTCCAACTCCCAGGAGATAA
- the LOC140962090 gene encoding nuclear transcription factor Y subunit C-3-like isoform X1: MTYSTGNHKPTVYPKHISLVMEHQGNELSPGTGVVGSSAQMAYSANLYQGNLMTITSSQVPTGSTVSAQTAGLSPSPAQMAQQHLAYPQLHQQQQLQQQLQSFWASQIENLDHMTDFKNHSLPLARIKKIMKADEDVRMISAEAPVLFARACELFILELTLRAWNHTEENKRRTLQRNDIAAAITRTDIFDFLIDIVPREDLKDEVLGSMSAGPVCVGAPAEGLPYYYMPLPAPPVGAPGMTVGQPVDPSPYGQHPHPYMAQHMWPQEQALPPADS, from the exons ATGACATACAG CACAGGGAATCACAAGCCTACAGTTTACCCAAAACATATATCACTTGTAATGGAGCATCAAGGAAATGAGCTATCCCCAGGTACTGGGGTGGTGGGTAGCTCTGCTCAGATGGCATACAGTGCAAACCTATATCAAGGAAACCTAATGACCATAACCTCTTCCCAGGTACCGACTGGTTCAACTGTGTCTGCTCAAACTGCTGGCCTTTCTCCCTCTCCGGCTCAGATGGCGCAACAACACCTTGCTTACCCGCAACTGCACCAGCAGCAGCAATTGCAACAACAACTCCAAAGTTTCTGGGCTAGCCAAATTGAAAACCTTGATCACATGACCGATTTTAAAAACCACAGCCTACCATTGGCCAGAATCAAGAAGATAATGAAAGCAGATGAAGATGTTAGAATGATCTCAGCTGAAGCACCTGTACTTTTTGCTCGTGCCTGTGAGTTGTTCATCCTAGAGTTGACTTTACGTGCTTGGAACCACACTGAAGAGAACAAAAGGAGAACACTGCAGAGGAATGACATTGCAGCAGCAATTACGAGGACTGACATTTTTGATTTCTTGATTGATATTGTACCAAGGGAGGACTTGAAAGATGAGGTTCTTGGGTCGATGTCCGCAGGACCCGTTTGTGTTGGAGCTCCTGCTGAAGGGCTTCCTTACTATTATATGCCGCTGCCAGCCCCACCAGTTGGTGCTCCGGGAATGACAGTGGGGCAGCCTGTAGATCCATCCCCTTATGGTCAGCATCCCCATCCTTATATGGCTCAGCATATGTGGCCGCAGGAGCAAGCCCTGCCACCTGCGGACTCCTAA
- the LOC140962090 gene encoding nuclear transcription factor Y subunit C-3-like isoform X2 — MEHQGNELSPGTGVVGSSAQMAYSANLYQGNLMTITSSQVPTGSTVSAQTAGLSPSPAQMAQQHLAYPQLHQQQQLQQQLQSFWASQIENLDHMTDFKNHSLPLARIKKIMKADEDVRMISAEAPVLFARACELFILELTLRAWNHTEENKRRTLQRNDIAAAITRTDIFDFLIDIVPREDLKDEVLGSMSAGPVCVGAPAEGLPYYYMPLPAPPVGAPGMTVGQPVDPSPYGQHPHPYMAQHMWPQEQALPPADS; from the coding sequence ATGGAGCATCAAGGAAATGAGCTATCCCCAGGTACTGGGGTGGTGGGTAGCTCTGCTCAGATGGCATACAGTGCAAACCTATATCAAGGAAACCTAATGACCATAACCTCTTCCCAGGTACCGACTGGTTCAACTGTGTCTGCTCAAACTGCTGGCCTTTCTCCCTCTCCGGCTCAGATGGCGCAACAACACCTTGCTTACCCGCAACTGCACCAGCAGCAGCAATTGCAACAACAACTCCAAAGTTTCTGGGCTAGCCAAATTGAAAACCTTGATCACATGACCGATTTTAAAAACCACAGCCTACCATTGGCCAGAATCAAGAAGATAATGAAAGCAGATGAAGATGTTAGAATGATCTCAGCTGAAGCACCTGTACTTTTTGCTCGTGCCTGTGAGTTGTTCATCCTAGAGTTGACTTTACGTGCTTGGAACCACACTGAAGAGAACAAAAGGAGAACACTGCAGAGGAATGACATTGCAGCAGCAATTACGAGGACTGACATTTTTGATTTCTTGATTGATATTGTACCAAGGGAGGACTTGAAAGATGAGGTTCTTGGGTCGATGTCCGCAGGACCCGTTTGTGTTGGAGCTCCTGCTGAAGGGCTTCCTTACTATTATATGCCGCTGCCAGCCCCACCAGTTGGTGCTCCGGGAATGACAGTGGGGCAGCCTGTAGATCCATCCCCTTATGGTCAGCATCCCCATCCTTATATGGCTCAGCATATGTGGCCGCAGGAGCAAGCCCTGCCACCTGCGGACTCCTAA
- the LOC140961880 gene encoding mitogen-activated protein kinase kinase kinase NPK1-like isoform X1 — protein MQDFIGSLRGSLVFKPSDEETVGFGGLVEKIGSSIRKSRIGLFGKPPVHALPPISTPRKKVSRAALMEEEMALPPMEGSTMESPRANKFREASLMKEKGKKCEGSVVKKKDDEQPPQIRWRKGELIGCGGFGRVYMGMNIASGELLAVKEVAIGTNNASKKTQEYIRELEKEIDLLKNLSHPNIVRYLGTAREEDSLNILLEFVPGGSISSLLGKFGSFPESVIRMYTKQLLLGLEYLHKNKIMHRDIKGANILVDNKGCIKLADFGASKKVEALATVTGFKSMKGTPYWMAPEVIVQSGHSYSADIWSVGCTVIEMATGKAPWSQQYKEEAAALFYVGTTKSHPPIPEHLSTEAKAFLLKCLQKEPDLRSTASELLKHPFVTGECRESHLVLRTSIMDGMRMGANVVGIKKSMSLEGKMSRNGLKDIGDLGGSVRCPVVHSYQFSDRGSLWQPANFDDGICRIGDEDDVALGAPTKFTSTLLSHDCNQSFNPMCEPNDDWQCKFDESSELNKSGAGLFSSQIAEPANRSLTSGVADYGFTFPGHSGAEDEDEVTESKIREFLDVKAIELTKLQTPLYEFYKSLNVAGPPSPVGVGNKENVSNNYNLPPKSRSPSRLGSRRLSTAIDFECISSPGSCSRHVSNVVDVNFQASQDVKELLDSQRQPLSPGCEYTERQRKWKEELDEELERTRELMRQAGVAKTSSPKDQILNRTRDRLRFPPTPRR, from the exons ATGCAAGATTTCATAGGCTCCTTACGCGGATCCCTGGTTTTCAAACCATCGGACGAGGAAACCGTTGGATTTGGTGGGTTAGTGGAGAAAATCGGGTCGAGCATACGAAAATCGAGAATTGGGTTGTTTGGGAAGCCTCCAGTCCATGCGCTGCCACCAATTTCGACGCCTCGAAAAAAGGTCTCGAGGGCGGCGCTGATGGAGGAGGAGATGGCACTGCCGCCGATGGAAGGATCCACGATGGAGTCTCCTCGAGCGAATAAATTCAGGGAAGCTTCTCTAATGAAAGAAAAAGGTAAAAAATGTGAAGGCTCGGtggtgaagaagaaggatgatgAACAGCCGCCGCAGATCCGTTGGAGGAAAGGGGAGTTGATTGGTTGCGGTGGATTTGGGAGGGTATACATGGGGATGAATATTGCTTCTGGCGAATTGCTCGCTGTTAAAGAG GTTGCAATTGGGACTAACAATGCTTCGAAGAAAACTCAA GAATATATTAGGGAGCTTGAGAAAGAGATTGATCTATTGAAAAATCTCTCTCATCCAAACATTGTT AGATACTTGGGAACTGCTAGAGAGGAGGATTCTCTGAATATTTTATTGGAATTTGTGCCTGGTGGATCCATATCATCTCTGTTGGGAAAGTTTGGTTCTTTCCCAGAATCT GTTATTAGAATGTACACAAAACAATTGTTGCTAGGACTAGAGTATCTTCACAAGAATAAAATTATGCACCGGGACATCAAG GGTGCAAATATTCTTGTTGATAATAAGGGGTGCATTAAACTGGCTGATTTTGGAGCATCCAAGAAAGTTGAAGCATTG GCTACTGTAACTGGTTTCAAATCAATGAAGGGTACTCCATATTGGATGGCTCCTGAAGTTATTGTGCAAAGTGGTCATAGCTA CTCTGCGGATATTTGGAGTGTTGGATGCACAGTCATTGAAATGGCTACCGGCAAGGCTCCTTGGAGTCAGCAGTATAAGGAGGAG GCTGCTGCTCTTTTTTACGTTGGGACTacaaaatcacatccaccaaTACCAGAGCATCTTTCCACTGAGGCGAAAGCCTTCTTGTTAAAATGTTTACAGAA GGAGCCAGACTTGAGATCTACTGCATCGGAGTTGTTAAAG CATCCATTTGTTACTGGAGAATGCCGGGAGTCTCATCTTGTTCTACGCACTTCAATTATG GATGGAATGCGGATGGGAGCAAATGTGGTTGGCATTAAAAAGTC AATGAGCCTCGAGGGAAAAATGTCCCGCAACGGACTGAAGGATATTGGTGACTTGGGTGGCAGCGTCAGATGCCCAGTTGTTCATTCCTATCAGTTCTCAGATAGAGGATCCCTTTGGCAACCAGCAAACTTTGATGATGGCATCTGCAGAATTGGAGATGAAGATGATGTCGCACTTGGTGCACCAACAAAATTCACATCTACATTGCTTTCTCACGACTGTAATCAG AGTTTCAATCCTATGTGTGAGCCCAATGACGATTGGCAATGCAAGTTTGATGAAAGTTCAGAATTGAATAAAAGTGGAGCAGGGTTGTTTTCCAGTCAAATAGCTGAGCCTGCAAATAGATCTTTAACTTCAGGTGTAGCAGATTATGGCTTTACATTCCCAGGGCATTCAGGAGCTGAAGATGAGGACGAAGTGACTGAATCAAAGATTAGAGAATTCCTTGATGTAAAG GCTATTGAACTGACAAAGCTGCAAACGCCTCTTTATGAATTCTATAAATCCTTGAATGTTGCTGGTCCTCCAAGTCCAGTTGGGGTAGGGAACAAGGAAAATGTTTCAAATAATTACAATCTTCCACCTAAAAGTAGGTCACCAAGTAGACTCGGTAGCAGAAGACTTTCTACTGCCATCGATTTCGAGTGCATCTCAAGTCCTGGGAGTTGTTCCAGACATGTATCAAATGTTGTTGATGTAAACTTTCAAGCTTCTCAGGATGTTAAGGAGCTTCTTGATTCTCAGAGACAGCCACTTAGTCCAGG CTGTGAGTATACTGAGAGACAGAGGAAATGGAAAGAAGAACTTGATGAAGAGCTCGAAAGGACCAGAG AGCTCATGCGTCAGGCAGGGGTTGCAAAAACATCATCCCCAAAGGATCAAATTTTGAATCGAACAAGAGATCGTTTGAGGTTTCCTCCAACTCCCAGGAGATAA
- the LOC140961015 gene encoding uncharacterized protein — MDTVRALLYIGGYVIIENGRIGYSIPATRPIKIPRSTTFFQLVNYVHRKLEIDPSKFCIKLSTKYCYSSLSRYVEEHVYITYDDSLQFMFELPTLDCMYLYVDSSPVLKNVSDYDFDAVMSVITQGLGTVSLNEAEPSMYHVDEQSAQTYSGIDTGPWDHHITAHTEEDYAWGMKRTREWDFTSGGWDHHITVPSRVDVAWGSSRTSQLDLNSWADEKNTTNVRHFDSSAEAANISAPITEHMDEQDDLFGDSSHHVMNSDDDLYTTSIDGEDEDHVDNANEGTSTRVLMSGATMTENIPIAPDQHLREISQFFNEVYDEQIPDSFGIPSASRTNFYNPEMPELIVKMVFKSKNDLISSVKYFSVRVLRREYIVVQSSPTIWKVKCKKRSEGGNCGWGLRASLKKNLGYLIITKYGDDHTCMSTQVGINHHNLDVNMIASTLLGMVRCDPAYEIKYMRESIKGKYGYYLSYAKA; from the coding sequence ATGGATACTGTGAGGGCCTTACTTTACATTGGTGGCTATGTCATTATTGAAAATGGTAGGATTGGATATAGTATCCCCGCGACCAGGCCCATTAAAATCCCTCGCTCTACTACATTTTTCCAACTGGTGAATTATGTGCATCGCAAGCTGGAGATCGACCCATCAAAATTCTGCATCAAATTGTCAACGAAATATTGTTATAGCTCGTTGTCTCGTTACGTTGAAGAGCATGTCTATATCACATATGATGATAGTCTACAATTTATGTTTGAGTTGCCGACACTGGATTGCATGTATTTATATGTGGATTCATCGCCAGTGTTAAAGAACGTAAGTGATTACGATTTTGATGCAGTCATGTCGGTAATAACACAAGGTTTGGGAACAGTAAGTTTAAATGAAGCGGAACCTTCTATGTATCACGTCGATGAACAGTCAGCTCAGACATACTCTGGGATCGACACTGGTCCTTGGGATCACCATATCACGGCTCACACTGAAGAAGACTATGCATGGGGGATGAAGAGAACACGAGAATGGGATTTTACCTCAGGGGGTTGGGATCATCATATCACGGTTCCATCAAGAGTTGATGTCGCATGGGGTTCTAGTAGAACAAGCCAATTGGATTTAAATTCATGGGCtgatgaaaaaaataccacaaatgTCAGACATTTTGATAGTTCTGCTGAGGCTGCAAATATTTCCGCCCCAATTACAGAACACATGGATGAACAAGATGATTTATTTGGGGACAGTTCGCATCATGTAATGAATAGTGATGATGATTTGTATACTACATCAATAGACGGAGAAGATGAAGATCATGTTGACAATGCAAATGAAGGGACATCGACGCGTGTGTTAATGTCTGGAGCAACAATGACAGAGAACATTCCTATTGCACCGGATCAACATTTACGTGAAATTTCTCAATTTTTCAATGAAGTCTATGACGAACAAATTCCAGATTCATTTGGTATTCCTTCTGCATCACGAACAAACTTTTACAATCCTGAAATGCCAGAGCTCATTGTAAAAATGGTTTTTAAGagtaaaaatgatttaatatcTTCAGTGAAGTATTTTTCTGTTCGGGTTTTGAGACGTGAATATATCGTTGTCCAAAGTTCTCCGACAATTTGGAAGGTCAAATGCAAGAAACGGTCCGAAGGTGGCAATTGTGGGTGGGGACTTCGAGCAtcgttgaaaaaaaatttaggctacttaattatcacaaaatatggtgATGATCACACATGCATGTCTACCCAAGTCGGTATAAATCACCACAACCTTGACGTAAACATGATAGCCAGTACACTTTTGGGAATGGTGCGTTGTGATCCGGCATACGAGATCAAATACATGCGAGAAAGTATTAAAGGAAAATATGGTTATTATTTATCGTATGCTAAGGCATGA
- the LOC140960717 gene encoding protein trichome birefringence-like 11, producing MWSNPSGERSGTMNFMDFFKKVKRFRLFEPSVGFLGFFLVTVLVIFCFFWLDYGSLGDGLWFPSKNERFLWLRMEGESGESKSMGKRADFLSENIGGCDVFEGDWVWDENYPLYQSRDCRFLDEGFRCSENGRPDFFYTKWRWQPKNCDLPRFDGRIMLEKLRNKRVVFAGDSIGRNQWESLLCMLSSVISEKGSIYEVNGNPITKHKGFLVFKFKDYNCSVEYYRAPFLVLQSRPPVNVSSKVKTTLKLDQMDWTSRKWKDSDLLVLNTGHWWNYEKTERGGGYFQEGSEVKMDMKVESAFRRSLETVMEWIRYEVDAAKTQVFFRTYAPVHFRGGDWRSGGSCHMETLPGLDSSLVPSHIWTKYNIFSRLTSTQPNISALTILNITQLSSRRKDGHSSLYYLGPTLSPAPLHRQDCSHWCLPGVPDTWNELLYALFLKHEAVKTPSTPIASHSVV from the exons ATGTGGAGTAACCCATCTGGAGAACGCTCTGGAACGATgaattttatggattttttcAAGAAAGTGAAGCGTTTTAGGCTGTTTGAGCCgtctgttgggtttcttgggTTCTTTCTTGTTACGGTTCTTGTGATCTTTTGTTTCTTTTGGTTGGATTATGGAAGTTTAGGAGATGGGCTGTGGTTTCCTTCAAAGAACGAGAGGTTTTTGTGGTTGAGAATGGAAGGTGAAAGTGGTGAGAGTAAAAGCATGGGGAAAAGGGCGGATTTTCTGAGTGAAAATATTGGTGGGTGTGATGTGTTtgaaggtgattgggtgtgggaTGAGAATTATCCTTTGTATCAATCCAGGGATTGCAGGTTCTTGGATGAAGGATTCAGGTGTTCTGAAAATGGGAGGCCGGATTTTTTCTATACAAAATGGAGGTGGCAGCCTAAAAATTGCGACTTGCCcag GTTTGATGGTAGAATAATGCTAGAGAAACTGCGAAACAAACGTGTAGTGTTTGCTGGAGACTCAATTGGGAGAAACCAATGGGAATCTCTTCTCTGCATGCTATCTTCTGTGATATCTGAAAAGGGTTCGATATATGAAGTAAATGGGAATCCCATTACAAAGCACAAAGGATTCTTAGTCTTCAAGTTTAAAGATTATAACTGCTCAGTTGAGTACTACAGAGCGCCATTTCTTGTCCTGCAAAGTCGCCCCCCTGTCAATGTTTCATCGAAGGTTAAAACGACGTTAAAGTTGGATCAAATGGATTGGACATCTCGCAAATGGAAAGATTCTGATTTGCTCGTTTTGAACACGGGACATTGGTGGAATTATGAGAAGACGGAAAGAGG AGGTGGTTACTTTCAAGAAGGTTCAGAGGTCAAGATGGATATGAAAGTTGAGAGTGCGTTCCGGAGGTCCTTAGAAACAGTCATGGAATGGATACGTTATGAAGTGGATGCTGCAAAGACACAAGTGTTTTTTAGGACATATGCTCCTGTACACTTCAG GGGCGGAGACTGGAGAAGCGGAGGATCATGTCACATGGAAACACTCCCCGGGCTCGATTCATCACTAGTGCCCTCACACATCTGGACGAAATACAACATTTTCTCCCGATTAACATCTACGCAGCCGAACATATCAGCATTAACCATACTCAACATTACTCAGCTATCGTCCAGAAGGAAAGATGGGCACTCGTCTCTGTATTACTTGGGTCCAACTTTAAGTCCTGCACCTTTACATAGGCAAGATTGTAGCCATTGGTGTCTGCCTGGAGTGCCGGATACGTGGAACGAATTACTCTATGCTCTCTTCTTAAAGCACGAAGCCGTTAAAACGCCATCAACGCCAATAGCTTCTCATTCAGTGGTATAA